The following proteins are encoded in a genomic region of Triticum dicoccoides isolate Atlit2015 ecotype Zavitan chromosome 1B, WEW_v2.0, whole genome shotgun sequence:
- the LOC119350872 gene encoding putative protein Brevis radix-like 5 yields MNVCFRGGAGDSRAARSIRGLAKNMKAMSLKAKAAGGAGHARRRQRREADPRERHKDGSGATSAKIAPAQPQDDRRHDHLLHTEEDCDKCCSPSLDADDDAAEKGDDGADEWVAEPEPGVLMTLAPRPDGTNRLRKVRFRDELFDDWAAQSWWAYNHDRIVELYSLVNQSDGDGNDDAPVTPCQSDSDEEEPLPDATAASEPSSGSRSSGTAGSPILGLVTAPDTIRACKTPPPTTMTTTTPKAVAPAARHEDGEEEGDMSDHQERNTPWTEWVEEYEPGVFITVRAYPDHPLQLRHVELSRDKFGEVKARVWWQENKDRLRSFYSF; encoded by the exons atgaacgtgtgcttccGTGGCGGCGCCGGCGACAGCAGGGCCGCCAGGTCCATCAGGGGCTTGGCCAAGAAC ATGAAGGCCATGTCTCTCAAGGCGAAGGCGGCCGGGGGCGCCGGTCATGCGCGGCGGAGGCAGCGGAGGGAGGCAGACCCCCGTGAGCGCCACAAGGATGGTTCAGGGGCGACGTCGGCCAAGATCGCGCCGGCGCAGCCGCAGGACGATCGCCGCCATGATCATCTGCTGCACACGGAGGAGGACTGCGACAAGTGCTGCTCCCCTTCGCTGGACGCCGACGACGATGCGGCTGAAAAGGGCGACGACGGCGCCGACGAGTGGGTGGCGGAGCCGGAGCCGGGCGTGCTGATGACGCTGGCGCCGCGCCCCGACGGCACCAACCGCCTCCGGAAGGTGCGGTTCAGGGACGAGCTGTTCGACGACTGGGCGGCGCAGAGCTGGTGGGCGTACAACCACGACCGCATCGTCGAGCTCTACAGCCTTGTCAACCAGTCCGACGGCGACGGCAACGACGACGCACCTGTCACCCCGTGCCAGTCCGACTCGGACGAAGAAGAACCGCTGCCG GATGCGACGGCGGCCAGCGAGCCGTCCAGCGGGAGCAGGTCGAGCGGCACGGCGGGGTCGCCGATACTGGGCCTGGTCACCGCGCCCGACACCATCAGAGCATGCAAAACGCCACCACCAACAACAATGACGACGACGACACCTAAAGCTGTGGCGCCGGCGGCCCGACAcgaggacggggaggaggagggCGACATGAGCGACCACCAGGAGAGGAACACGCCGTGGACGGAGTGGGTCGAGGAGTACGAGCCCGGCGTGTTCATCACCGTCCGGGCCTACCCCGACCACCCCCTACAGCTCCGGCACGTCGAACTCAG CCGTGACAAGTTCGGCGAGGTAAAGGCGAGGGTGTGGTGGCAGGAGAACAAGGACAGGCTGCGCAGCTTCTACTCCTTCTGA